ATGCCTGTGTTACTTCAAAGTGCTGTAGCAGAGCATTTTGTCAACTTTTATCTTCACCATCCTTGTGAGCAGTTATTTCTTTAACCTTGTGTCACTACTTACAGCAATTATGGCATGAGATACTCTTAATATTTTAGCAAGTAGTAGTTCTATTTGGCCTGCTTTGTGAGTAAGTATTTAGGTCTTAGTTAAACTCCTCATGATGTTTCTGATAGGAATGGACTTTTCATTTGAAGTTGACACTACGTTGTATGCAGATAGTAAGAAGTGAGAAGTCTGATGTAGGAAAGTGCATAGAGAAGGTCTATGTAAGCTCTGGTGGATCCATTTAATTGTTCTgttggtgtaaaaaaaaaattgctcacTCTCACACAAGAGCTGCAGGACACCCTGCTGAATGTAGTATATACACTATTTGCACCATCAGTTCAGTGAAGATGGCTGGCGAAGTGGGGGcgattaagaaaataaacactcaGTACACAAATACCTAGGTCACTGATACATCCATCTAAGGCTTTTTGTACTGGTTTCAAACTCCCAGGGAGTTGGAAAGCTCTttgcctggggagcagcactgcacagggaGCCCTGTGCAACTGAAGGCCCGctagcctggagaggagcatGCCGTCTGCTGGTGCGTGCTCCGAAGGGAAGAGCCTCTGCTGAAGGTTGCCAGCCAGAAAGCCTGACAGAGCTGCAGTATGAAAAACTCTCCAAAGACTAAATATAGGGCAGCCATAataaggaagaggagaagagcTGTACCCTCAGGAGCTGGAGCCACAGGGATCAAAGATAGCTGCTGTGGTGGTGAAAGCACAGGATCTGCACTCCACCCGAACTCGGGTTGATGACCACTTTCATTCTGTCGAGCGAATGCTGTTGAAAACCTACGCTTGTGGAAGAAGAGGGGGTGGAGAGTCTAAAAAGGAGCAAATTCAGCTGTTCTCACTGTCACTTTTCAGAGCCAAACATTTGGAGTGTTTCATGCTCAAAGGCAATGTGACAAGAGCAATTGCATGGGCTCCCTTGACATCATTCCCAAAGACCGGAGCAAGGCATTGTCAAGGGAGTGCGTTTTATCAAGAAGGAAAGAGTTTGCTAGGAAACAGCAAAGTAATCAGACTTCTGGAAGTGATTAAGAGGAAACTGACGTAAAGCATCCccttcacatttaaaattaaaatgtggttttataaAGTCTTAACCAAAGTGAAATGTTTGCACTATTTTAATGATAGTTGGGGCAAAATGAAACAAGTGTTTTCTTAGATCTAAAGTTTCACTATATTAGTTAGAACCCAGTCATAGAAGTATtgaaaactgaaggaaacaAGCTAGGAACTGATTTTATACTACAATGGACCCAATGTATTTTCCTTGGGTCAGTTGTAAAGGATTACTCGCAGGACTGGTGAGAACACATTACTTATGATTCTTCCCATTGCTGACCTCAGGCACAGATTCTAGCGTGTTTAGGCTGGACTCCTTGCTTCTGCTGGGTAGTAATTTACCCCTCATTCCTTAAAGCCTCATGTGTACTTGTATCCAAACTGTGCATCCACCCAAGTACTCTCCTCCCAttctgggaaaaggaggaaggcagTGACGTCGGAATGGAGGGAGAAGTCCTCAGACCTCATGAGAAACTCTCCTAGGTTTCAGGGGAAGCCATGAAAACTCCATTTCCCTGGAAACAGTTAATTAGTTTTAACTGGGTGTCATCCCCATTGATTTCCCTCTGAGCTGCTACTGAAACCAGCATTCcatgaatatttctttctgagctTCCCCATTACTCTTCCTTCAGCCCCTCAGGGAGCCAGTCACTGCTGGTCCATATGTTTGGAGCTGGGCTGAGCAACTACAGATAatgctttccttcattttacagGTGACTCGTCCTCACCCTGGTGATCATCCTCTTCTGATCATCTTTATGGTTGGTGGAGTGACAGTGTCCGAGGTCAAAATGGTGAAGGATCTGGTAGCAACACGCAAACCTGGTACCCAGGTAAAAACAGCTCTAAATGTACAGTTTCTATCTGAACAAATTAATCAGATAATGTTCCCTATAGCACTGGCACCAAACCTACACGAAGCTGCAGCCGCACAGACATTAGGCTTTAGGCAATGTGGCATTAGGATTTTGCTGTGAAACATATAGGCAACAAGTGTGCAGGCACCAAGGGTCTATTTTTTACATATCAGAGTCACCAATGAAAGTTCAAACTCAGGCAGTAAAGTTCAGAACAGATTGGCGTTATTCTGAAGGAGCTTTCATCTCGTCTCAAAAGATTCATTTATTTGTATCCtttataaacagaaacattAGCTGTCCAAAAGGCTGCAGGCTCCCTGGCAGTGCATCTGCAGGAAACAGCGCAGGGATGCTCAGAAGGAGCCTGCCACACGGGTCTGTGTACCACCTAGTGACTTACCAGTGGTGTTCCTGCAGACAAGTCAATTAGCATTGCTGAGGagcaaaataaattatcctGGGTACAGCTGTACTGTTTCTGGGCCAGGCCAGGTATCTGTGATAGATAGCTGACCACTAGATGCCTTAAGTAGCGTGAAGCGGGTGATGCGGAGAGAGCCCCAAGTCCCTGCAGCCTTGGATGTGCTGTTGGACTCCTGGAAGGAGGATGGCTCCTGCAGTGAAGCTTCAGTAGTGTCTGTACAGCTGGTCTTTCCCTTGTCCACTCTCTGGCAGCAGAACTTGACTAAAGCAGCTGTCATCTGAATGGCGTGGGGAGAGGACAGGGATGGATGAGCTCTGGTGCCATCtgagatgttaaaaataattgttaattGTGGAGGAGCCATCAGGTATCTGCTGAGTAGTGCAGATACACAAGGTAATCTAAAAACTGCAAAGAAGTGCTGTGTAACCAGCTGCATCATAAATATAACTCTAGTTTCCAGGGTGGCTTGTAAACATCTTGTTTTCAGTTCCTATGGAATGCGGTTTTGATTACTAAGAAATCATTGGCAAAATGGAGCCAACCAAAGGCAGAGCAGTCCCTCGGTTTGACATGTGTTTTCCACGTTTTAATTGGTTTTGCAAGCAGTCTCAAGCAGTACTTTGTAATAGAGTGCCATTTTTAGCGGTTTTATCTGATCTCATAACACGTTTCTCCCCCATTAGCCTATTGCTAATCTCCTCAAAACAGCGAATgaaattttttcccctcttggaGTGGGATTGAGTTGTGACACACTGATGGACAAGTTAATCCACACCTGAAATGTATTAATATACCCTGAAAGATAAGCAGAGGGTTAACACTTGAGTTGGTTGAGAGCTATTCAGGGGGACTTCAGACTGGCTTTCTAGAGGGACTTGAGGCTTGACAGTGGTGACATGGGATCTggtgttgctttgctttggctTAACCCTGGCAGCAGGTCACCCTCTGAGGCAGATTCCTAAAGAATTTTAAGCTTTTACTGCATCTTGCCCTTTGTCCAAATGTGCTGTGCTAGAGGTGAAAGGACTTTGGGGGagaggtgggaggaggaagaaaaagaagaaaaagaagcagttgTGCAAgtctttcacataaaaatagTTTATGAGTCTGTTGGATTTACCTGGATTTCTGCACTTTGGCTGTGAATACGTGCCACCTGTTTGGGATTATTCTCTTTTCAAAAAGCCAGGCATTTGTCTAACTCAAGCCAGCATTTAACAGAGCTTTTTTGTGGTGTTCAGGCAATCAGATTCAGGCATCGGGGAACACTGGCCTCCCAAGTCCCTTCCAGTCACACAAAGGACTGACATTTATACTAATTATTGGCTCTTGGAGAAATGGAGAGACATGTGCGTGCAAAAGTAAAGAACTgaggaaagaaatagaaaaattgaCAGGACACACTGAttacttcagcagctttttagAGTTGAGGcaaatgacatttaaatgtGGAGCAGAGACACATGTTTCCATCCACAGAACTGCTCTGCGTCTGAATATGAATGACAATTCTATGTCTCATGGAGGAGAGCAAAGGAATACAGCACTTCCTACACATCATTCGGGTTTGGATGGTGGTGAATAGCTCCCCTAACCTGGCGAGAAGTATTCTACTTCCAAAGGAAGAAATGACCCttcccccctctgcccccactAATAAGGAGagtaaaaaagggaaagagcatGAGTGGATTGTTTCACCCTCCCTCCTCGCACCATGCACAACCAGCTGTGTGGTTGTGGccgaggcaggcaggcagacaaaCCCCTCTAGATGCACCAGCACGTTATCTGCatccttccctgccctctgctGAGGGTGAGCTGCCCGCAGTGCCTTCGGGCACGGTGGGTTGGGATGGGAACCCCTGGCCCTTCAGGTGAAGCATCAAAGACAGGCATGCTGTGCTGAACAAGAAGGTCTGCAAAGGAGGTAGACTGTCCTGAAGAGAcctgcctggagaagagatggatgTTACTTATCTGTGCAACTCCCCCCTTCTCTGTAGAAATGAAGGAAGCAATATTCACATTTATCCCCCTTCAACGAGCCCTTCAGAGATACtgaggggaaaggagggaagtCCCACTGTATTTGGCCGTATCCTTTCTCAGATGTAGCTGCAgatctcatttttctctctggcCTTCTATTAGTTGCACAAATCCCCTCAGGGTTCGGTGGTGGGACTCGaagaagaaattgcttttatCTGGCAGTAGCTATTGTTGATGTTTGGCTTGTATGCCCAAAAAATTCTGGTAACGTGTCCCCTCATGTATTTGAGGATTAAGCTGTGTAATAACAAGACGAACACATACTGCGCTATAGTCTGATTCTCATGTAACATAAGTAAGACAGTGTCAGCCTTTGGCATCTGCAAATTACAGAGTTTTCAGCcttaggaaggagaaaagataaTCAGTGTCAGTTTGCTACAGATTGTGTGGGAGGacaagggaaagggagaagtgAGGAGGAGACTATCATCAGTACAGAAGAGATCCTTTCATTATCTGAagtgaaaagatgaaagaaagaacaacagaaaaagttgAAATGCAGCACTACCACGCATTTAAACCATGTGATGAAGAGCACGAGTGGTTTGATAGCTACTGCAGGAAACGAACACACAGACATACTCCGTTGTTGATGCTTGTGGTTCCTCTCCTCAGATTTAAACCGAAGCAGCAAATTCATTTTCAAGTGGGCTAGTAAGTGCCCCCGTGTCCCTGCCTGCAGTCACAACCCTGTGGACACTGCTGAACTTGGGGCTTTGTAAGAGCAGTGTCCTACAACCGCAGCCCTGGGTTAGCTCCACACAGCAAGAGTGTATGCACTCACTTCTTGCTGAGAGCTTTGCCCTGCAGGGAAGCCTTCACGCTAGGCACCTGCATACTGGTTTTCACCTAAGAAAAACATACGTGCATCTGGAAGGCTGTGTGTCATGGTTGTAGTGAGTGACAGTTTCATTTATCAGACCCATCTAGGATTAaaaatttgaagaaacaaaCGCGATAGAATCCCAGCAGTGCTTAAGGTTGAGCCTTGGTCCTGATGTACAGAACAGCCTGTGCCTGGTCTGAAGAGATGTACCTGAACAGGGACtgtggctccctgcagcaggccagcagcactgctgtggtgCTCACCCTACCTTCAGCTGAAACAGCTGTCACTCAAATCTGTGCTATAGGAGAGGGGAAACCCCTGCTTCATCAGCTGGTGCCTCACAGTAAACCAATGGCAGTCACAACAAGTCACCTCCTAAGATGTGGGTAGAAATGTGTCAAAGCACACATTCATTAAGAGTACAATGCTACCAGTCATTGTGCTCTTTAAAGTGATTTAACTGCAGTTATTAGGGAGGAGACAGTTTCACTGGGCAAGTTGTATTTCCCTGTCAGAAACACACAGCCTGTCTAGTGCTGGGTGAAGCAAACACTTCATATCCATGGCTCATTAGTATTGCGGTCAGTCTCAGTCCCCCTCATTCTGACTTGTTGTTTCTTGTTCCCCTAATTTCAGGTAATCGTGCTGTCTTCTGCACTCCTGACACCACACAGTGCTATCGAGTTGTTGTTTGCTGCAGACCGTCTCCAGCCTGACACCGGTATCTGACGGGGGAGGATCTGTGGAGATGAGCGAGTGCCTCAGCTGGAAACATCAAATCCCTGGTCTGTCACTCTTCCCAAGAGCCTTCCAAAAAAATGACGTGTCCCCTGCTGCACTTACAGCTGCACCTGAAACAGCTGGGTATCTGACTGCAACGGAATATGTGCAGCTCACAGGCAGCTCTTCAAAATGGTCCAGTTGTCCAGCAACAACTCCCCCCTCCTTAGCAGTAGCACCGTGCAGTGCTGAATCCAACCCAACCCTGCCTGGCATGGCCAAGTATCATCGTTTGTAGTAATTCCCTAGAAAAGGAGCATCTGAGGGTCAGGTGATGCTGAGTTTGTCCTCCCCAAGCAGTACTTTTTTCTCTGAGTGTTCCTGATGGTTTCACTGGGGTTGCTTCTGGTGGGAAATGCTCCTGAGGAAGTGAAAGGCTAGCAAAATCCACCCCCTCTGTCAGGCAACCTTGCAAAACACATGTGCCTTATACAGCGTTAACAGCCTCTGCTCTTATTTCATCCCTCACCCTGGAGAGGCCATGGAGCACAGCCCTGATTTAGCCAGCAGAGCATCTTCCAGGGATGCTCTCCCAGCTGGACTGGTAGCCGCAGAGAAGCAGAGAGCCAGACTCAAGGGCTAGGTTGCGtggctgcttctctctctgcttccagtTTCCTGCTTTAGTTTCTCCACCCGCAGTCCCGGGAGAAAAGACTGTTTCTGATGGCACATTTCTCTGTAGGTTTACACAGGAGGACATACGGGCTGTGATCGTTTGATGATAACCCTGGAAAAATCCTCCACtcacatgtatttaaaaaagaaaaagaggcgggggggggaagcacaATCTCATTTTCAAGGGCCCATAGCGCAGATTCTTCCTTGAGCTAGACTTCTGAACAGCGTGGCTAGagaacagcttttatttttaatttatgattGTGAAAGAGCTGCTATCAAATTCAGTTATGTAATTCTCCTTTATAAAAATTTGCTACAGTCTGTggtaaaaaagcagcagccaacagAGACTGTGATTGTGTATAGCACCAAGACTTCCAAATTGCAGCGTAAAATGGTGGAGCTCTAAAGCTGCATCCTCTTGCTTCATCCAAGGGATGCTATGACTACAGCTTACACTGTGAATGTGAAATTGTAAGTGACATTCACTCTACCATAGCATTCTTTATTATGTCAAAGAAGTAGATTAAATGGGAAGCAGCTTTTTAACCTTTGTTCACTAGCTAGAGTATGTTCTCTTAAATGTTTATAATGGCCTTCAGAAAAGGGTGCATTTTgatttacatttgcttttgagTGGCTGGAAGGAAACAATGGACCGATTATAAAGCATAGACAATGTTGCCTTTATGGAAGAGAATTTTATAAGAATGACTATAGAATGGAACTTTGTGctataaaaaatgagaaatattatGAGATTGCAATGTTAAAAGCTCAAGAAATAGTTTGAACAGAGCAACTGGAAAGCAAATAGCCAGtctcttggtttcttttctgtccttctgtACTGTTTAATTGTAGAATATGGACGTTTTGTAAATTCACTAATCAATAAAGCAATGCTCTTACAGTGCCAAACCTCATACATCTTCTTTTCTCCTAGTACACAGGGCTACACGTGCCAGGACCGACATATTCCTGCaacccctttttcttttgtgttttttgatTGCCCCTAACAACCTAGACCTTCTGTCTTGGGAGGTGGCCTAGAAGGTTTTCTGCACCCTGCTGGTGGCAGCAAGGCTCTCATTGTCCAGTGGCCATCGCTGGCCAGTGAGTTCAGGTGCTTTACACCTCTGAAATGCAACTGCTTTCCTGAGATGAGGTAGCCTGACAGTTGTGGTCTTCTCTCCCTCACCTGTCTTTTGTCAGATGCTCGCAGGTCTCTGACCTGGCCATCTAACGACACACTGTCTAGGACAGCGATAAGGGGGAGTCTAAGCCGGCACTGGCGCTCTTGCACTTCGGATGGGTCAAGTAGCTTCTCCAAGGCAGACTGGTTTTACAGGCCCTCACACACACTTTGGAGGAATCTTTTCAGCTGGTGGGGCCACAGCTGTGACAATGGATGCTGGGACTGAGGCACCATCTCATGCTCAAGTAGCTGAAGATATGAAAGAAGATGGTCACAAAAGCCTGCTGCTCTTCTGGGCCAGGACTGGAGCACAGTCTTTCCAGCGGCCCTAGAGTGATGGTTAGCTCCTTATTTGTGGGAAATAGCTGTAGCCTATAGCCCATGCTCAGGAAAAAGgccaggagaggaaaaaaaatctcctgcCTACATGTGAGTAGGAAGAGCATAGAAGAGACTTTGCTTGATTAGGTGCAGAGCCACAGCAAGGAGTCTTCTGCATATGACACTAGCACTCAAAAGGTAGGAAGAGGAGACACAAAGCCACCCTTGGCAAATGGGTTTACTAGTATATTAATAAGCTAACCAATATCTGGTAGTAAGCTCAGACTGGAAGGATAAGCTCAGTTGCGTTTGCAAGTCTAGTCCTAAGCCACTTGGCTAGTAGCTCATGGTCAAAAAAATCATCATCACCACCGCCTCATCAGGGTTTCCCTGCACCAGGCATTACAGCTGTGTGCTAACCAGGTGGGCTTGTGCAACAGTCACCCTAGTCCCAGCACAACAGCCTCCTCAGGAAGGCTCTCGGTAAAGCTACTTTAAGCATGAATAAAATAGTTGAAGACTTGCAATTTGATTAAGTTCTTCATTGTGATATAGTTCAATACataaagtttcctttttttttttttttttcaaggagaaAGTAGCAGTCACTTTAAAGACTTGCTGTTCTTCCGGATTTTAACCTACCTCTCACCATTCCTTTCTCACAGGATTTTTTTGACAAGGGCAAATGAAGAActccattttaatttgaaaggcCTCTGCCTTATTCAGTTCCTCTCCTAAAAGGAAGTTGTAAAGCAGCTGTGAAAGccgtgcccccctccccgcccccacTTTATGCTAACAAAGCAACAGTATATGCAGGAAAGGCTGCCTTACTGTTTCTGCAATCTATCTTAAGTACACTGAAAAAACTTTGTCTCAACATTTCACTGGTAATTGCCCATTGTTTCCCACCCGAAGAACACACAAGAAAACATGCAATTCAAAAATTTAATGTTGAACCAGGCAGTAAGAATGAAAAGTCCACTCCCTAGGAGGAGTAACtgtacacaaaataaataaattacagtttaaacAAAAGCACAGCTGGCTTTTTAAAGTGCATGTGTATAAGGCCCTTAGGCTTTGAACTCCATTGGCTCAATGTAGAAGGAAaagttatatatatacatataaaaatctGCCATGTATTTAAAGATGAATAGGGACTGACTCAGCTCAGAACAAcccaccagcttcactgcctgGAGCCAGTCATGCTTCACACCGTGCTGAACCACAGCCACCCTCCCTCTGTGCCTACTGCACGCaggagagaagggggagagagaaagagggagacaAGTGTCTTAGACTGGCAGTTATAATGGACTATCACTCCAACTCCACACTCATTCCTCACAAGTTCCATGTTGGATCATTTAGTCTggacagtaatttttttttcagacagtaaAAACCCCACAAGTTACTTGTAATTAGATATGTTTACACCCTGCAGACAATAGTTTTGCATACAAAGAATCTGGTCAAGTTGTCAGCAATAACAtagctagtaaaaaaaaaataataaaggacCATTGTTTACGGTCTCAATACCCAGTCCTGTCCACTTACTTTTACAGAAGTTTCATGTTTGCTTAGTTGTTTTGAAATACATGGGAAATAAAACAGTTCTACTGtgcaataaaattaaacagatgCATCATGCTGTCCTTTGCAAGACTCAAGTGGTTATTTCTTAACAGTGAACTGCAGTTCAGGGTTTCCTTGCTCAAGTACAAGTTGAGTTACAGCTAAAAGGTTGTTTCTGCACAAACGAAGACCAAATCTGTCTGACTGGAGAAAAGGCAAACTGAAAGCTTGTTTCATTTACTGAAAAGttccttttccaaatgaaaatatttgttctgcAAGTCACAACCTAGAACTATTTCaagagggtttgggttttgttttgtgttgttttttgttttttttttcccttttccccatctGCCACTGTTCCTGTTTTAAGGAACTGCTTAAGGACTACAGCCCTGGAAAAGGCTACCTGAACCATCTTCCTTTCACAATGCCTTAGACTCTAGATGTGCCAGTGTTAAACACTCCAGCTTTCAGTCTCAGGCTAAACACTGGGCAGACCAGCGGCTCTGCTGTCAGACAGAAGTGACAGTCCTCACTTTGGCAGACAAAGCTTGCTTAAACCTTCTCTTCAGATCCTGCATGTTAGGCGATTTTGGCCGTGGAATGAGAGAGGTTCTCCTTCTCTCGGGGGTGCTGGTTGTTTGCTGTTTACTGACTTCTTTACAGAGGAGATGGAAGGCATTGAAGACATTGTTATAGTTTTCACTGACAGATACTTCATAGAAAGTACAGCCCAGCATGTTGGCCAGCTGAAGTCCCTGCTGAGGCTCCACCTCTTTGATATGCAAGAGATCAGCTTTATTTGCAACAATGACAACAGGGACTGCATTTCCTGGATGCAACTGTCGAACATGATGGTAAAGGTGACCGAGTAGTTCGTAGCTCTTATAGTCTGTGATGGAGAAAACAATCACCAGGGCATCTGCCCAGCGAATGCATCTGTTCAGCTGCTCGTTACAATCCAGACTGTGTTCATGGATCTGAAAAATGAATGGTCTCAAATTAGATAGCTGAAGTCATAAAAGATTAAAGGAACCTGTCCTTAAGAATCTATAAAGCCAAATAGCATTTTACAGCTTCAGACACATACATTTGCATTTCACATTGTAAGTGCAAACAATCTAAGCGTGACGAATAAATGCCTATGTTGATTCAGCTGCAAAAAGCTGGAATTTAACACTGGAGTTTGCTATACTCAAATGGAAAATTGACCCGAGTAGTTCTGCATGCAGAGAAAGACTTTGTAGTTCCACAGAATGGGAAATTAACTGGCTAGACAGTAAGTCTGGGGAAGCAAAGATATGAGCTGGAAGCACTTAGACCTGGAGTGTTGCCCAGTTCAAAAAGGCAACAATCCAGCATTACTCAGGTCTATACATTCAAAACTAACTTGTGACACACCAATGAGCACAGCCACAATACAGACTTCACTTTCTATAGCATGTATTTATGAAGCTTGTTGGGCAGCCGTCATGACATTTTCTTCCCCATGTACCTTATTTGCACAGAATTGTTTCCGGTTTTGTGTCTTAACATTCCTGACATACAGGaataaaacacttcagtaaTTCAGCCACTCAAAAGTAATGGGCCTCCAACGTACAAATGATTCGTGAAAacaagttgggttttttcttttgctgccagCATACTACAGGCTCCCAACACATCTGGCTTGACTGCTTAAAATGCAAGTTACCACCTCTCCCACACAGAGGGCCAAACTCTGAAATggacaacaaaatatttctagaagAGACCATAACAGTATGTTCGTGCAGGGGAACACAAGCGCAGACAAATGTAAAGCTGCTTTGGTAAACTGTATGGCTGCATCCTGCTCACCTGAACTCCTGGAGTATCTTGCACTTGAATGGCCAACATCTCTCCATCTATCTGGATGTGCCTGCTGTAGAGATTACCTGACGAGGAACACCAACAGGGTCACAAGTACAGCCACTGCTCTACAGACAGATGTTGCTTCTGCTACCCATCGGTTGTATATAGAAAGTTGTATCATTATTTATGAGGCAAGGAACTGGCGTTAAAAGCTTTCTGCGTGTAACAACCCGTAAGTTTGTGACACTACTAGAAGCCTGGGATTTAATCTTGCATTGACTTGTTT
The Falco rusticolus isolate bFalRus1 chromosome 1, bFalRus1.pri, whole genome shotgun sequence genome window above contains:
- the RASL11B gene encoding ras-like protein family member 11B → MRLTQGMCTIAECAPGGEGCPAARPRLVKIAVVGGSGVGKTALVVRFLTRRFIGDYERNAGNLYSRHIQIDGEMLAIQVQDTPGVQIHEHSLDCNEQLNRCIRWADALVIVFSITDYKSYELLGHLYHHVRQLHPGNAVPVVIVANKADLLHIKEVEPQQGLQLANMLGCTFYEVSVSENYNNVFNAFHLLCKEVSKQQTTSTPERRRTSLIPRPKSPNMQDLKRRFKQALSAKVRTVTSV